One window of the Asticcacaulis sp. SL142 genome contains the following:
- a CDS encoding ABC transporter permease: protein MPDAAAPSPVSTSGRPERTDWSGAAFKAGAILAVCVTLLPILAVVYKAFESGQSLNLPDFPVMRYALTSAALVTWVAVITVALGTVAAWLVAMHEFPGRRIFSWALVLPLACPAFVLAYGWSDFLDVASPFRAWLYGALGYDVPLNMRNFYGAVFVLSFAYFPYIYLTLKTAFLNQSVCAIETARMLGVRSNDIFLRLSLPICRPALIAGVALVIMECLADYGAVNFLGVQTLTTGVVRAWSIFGSTELAARLALCLIGATAFLLLIERTQRHNRSYSAASARWRELNALPLSRPKQWLATLYCLLLLAFGVVIPVAWLIYRAIKTSPDVQRLLDAAISTLGLSLAGAAITLVLATLVAFGFRKSRAISNLMSIGYATPGAVMAIGLLVPAAILWQGFAIQNNFWIGIALLLIAYAARLMASAFEPIKAGLTRIQPNLALASRTLGATKTEAIRRVELPLVRGTFMAAALLVFVDIAKELPATLILRPFQLESLAVLADRYASDERLSQAAWPSLLILAVSLIPSLYLSLRIDASRTGKE, encoded by the coding sequence ATGCCTGATGCTGCCGCACCCTCTCCGGTTTCTACGTCCGGGCGCCCTGAGCGCACCGACTGGAGCGGTGCGGCCTTTAAGGCAGGCGCGATCCTGGCGGTCTGCGTGACCTTGCTGCCCATTTTGGCGGTGGTCTATAAGGCGTTTGAGTCCGGTCAGTCGCTTAACCTGCCCGATTTTCCTGTCATGCGCTATGCCCTGACAAGTGCCGCGCTGGTGACATGGGTGGCCGTCATTACGGTCGCTTTGGGGACGGTCGCAGCCTGGCTAGTGGCTATGCACGAATTTCCGGGCCGTCGCATTTTTTCGTGGGCGCTGGTGCTGCCGCTGGCCTGTCCCGCCTTTGTGCTGGCCTATGGCTGGAGCGATTTTTTGGATGTCGCCTCACCGTTTCGGGCATGGCTTTATGGTGCATTGGGTTATGATGTCCCGCTCAATATGCGCAACTTTTACGGCGCGGTTTTCGTTTTAAGCTTTGCCTATTTTCCCTATATCTATCTGACGCTTAAAACCGCTTTCTTAAACCAGTCTGTCTGCGCGATTGAGACGGCGCGTATGCTGGGGGTAAGGTCGAACGATATCTTCCTGCGCCTGTCCCTGCCTATATGCCGGCCGGCCCTGATCGCCGGTGTTGCGCTGGTCATCATGGAATGTCTGGCTGATTATGGCGCGGTCAATTTCTTAGGCGTGCAGACCCTGACCACCGGCGTGGTGCGGGCATGGTCGATCTTTGGCTCGACCGAACTGGCGGCGCGACTGGCGCTGTGCCTGATCGGGGCGACCGCGTTTTTGCTGCTGATCGAGCGCACTCAGCGCCATAACCGTAGCTACTCCGCCGCCTCCGCCCGCTGGCGTGAATTGAACGCCCTGCCCTTAAGCCGCCCTAAGCAGTGGCTGGCCACGCTTTATTGTTTGTTGCTGCTGGCGTTTGGCGTGGTCATTCCCGTCGCGTGGCTGATCTACCGCGCTATCAAAACCTCCCCCGATGTTCAGCGTCTGCTGGACGCCGCCATCAGCACATTGGGCCTGAGCCTTGCGGGTGCGGCCATCACCCTTGTGCTTGCCACTCTAGTGGCCTTTGGGTTTAGAAAAAGCCGCGCCATTTCCAACCTGATGAGCATCGGCTACGCCACCCCCGGCGCGGTCATGGCCATCGGATTGTTAGTCCCTGCCGCAATCCTGTGGCAAGGCTTTGCCATTCAAAACAATTTCTGGATCGGCATCGCCCTGCTGCTGATCGCCTATGCCGCCCGCCTGATGGCGTCCGCGTTTGAGCCGATCAAGGCTGGCCTGACCCGCATTCAACCCAATTTGGCACTGGCCAGCCGCACCCTTGGGGCCACAAAGACCGAGGCTATCCGGAGGGTAGAATTGCCGCTTGTGCGCGGCACCTTCATGGCGGCAGCATTGCTGGTGTTTGTCGATATCGCCAAGGAACTGCCCGCCACCCTGATCCTGCGGCCATTCCAGTTGGAAAGCCTTGCCGTACTGGCCGACCGCTATGCCAGTGATGAAAGATTGTCACAGGCGGCGTGGCCCAGCCTGTTGATCCTTGCGGTATCGCTCATTCCATCCCTATACCTGTCTTTACGCATTGATGCTTCGCGTACCGGAAAAGAATAA